In Botrytis cinerea B05.10 chromosome 3, complete sequence, the genomic stretch GTGGCTAAGACTCTGGTATTCATCAAGGTAGCTTGGTATGTTTGTGATCAAAGCTGAGGTGTTCTTGAATGTGTAAAGCATACAAGGTTCGGCATCGAGATCATGTCAGAGGTGTGTCTGCGATTTGTGATCAAGTCTGAAGGCTGACTTGTCATGGTGTCTTCCGACCTCTCAATGCGctcatcttctctttcttaacgccttcatcttcttgtaatgctctttctttccactaGCCTTTGCAGCTTGGATATCATTGTACTTATTGCGAAACTTGTGGTTTGCCTTCTCACCCGCAAGGACTTGTTCGACGAAGGTCTGTTTGCGTTCCTTGTTTGTGAggcgagaagaaaagaactcGGTGGGACCTTCGATGACTGTGCCCACTTGAGAGTACTCTGGAACTTCCGCTCTTGCCGAATCCTTTTTGTAAAAACGTTTGGGGTCCAATACGCTTCTAAGacgaagaagttgaaggtCGCGCTTGAGCTCTGGAGTAACCACAGTCTTGGGCATGTTGTACCACTTGGCTCCAGCAGTAGCTTGTTTTGCCTATTGATAATGATGTTAGCTTGATGTTCGAAACCAAACATTGTATCAAAAAGACTAGTATAGTGGCTTCTTCTCAGAGTAACTATGAATGTAAAGTCTTCAGCTTGTGCAGGTTGACGCCCAAGACGGGGCCAGGTCCTGCGTCCGTTTATATGGGATAAATTTTCCTCACAGAAGGGCACAGCGCGAGATAAAGTAGATCGACTTCTTACCTTTGCAACTTTGGCTTTCGTTACAATTGGATCTTCCACTGTTCGCACACCATTGGCCAGTTTCCTGTCTTTGGCGGGTACGAGTTGAGAGGCATCTACGTGCCCTGTCGATGTGATGTATGGAGTGATTGCAGATGTTGAAGTTTTACCAAGGCTGTGAGGAAGAACATACGTTAGCCAAGCTCAAAATTGACAAGTCGCATTGTGGGTGGAACTTACTTTGGAAGAGAAAATTTGGTAGAGCTGTCATCGCTCACGATGACTTGCTTTGCATTTCTCATCCGCTCCTCAGCATCCTTCAACAATTGCTCAATTTGA encodes the following:
- the Bcfcf2 gene encoding Bcfcf2, translating into MADNDLSDVQIEQLLKDAEERMRNAKQVIVSDDSSTKFSLPNLGKTSTSAITPYITSTGHVDASQLVPAKDRKLANGVRTVEDPIVTKAKVAKAKQATAGAKWYNMPKTVVTPELKRDLQLLRLRSVLDPKRFYKKDSARAEVPEYSQVGTVIEGPTEFFSSRLTNKERKQTFVEQVLAGEKANHKFRNKYNDIQAAKASGKKEHYKKMKALRKRR